In the Paraflavitalea devenefica genome, one interval contains:
- a CDS encoding PhzF family phenazine biosynthesis protein translates to MKLTLYQVDAFTDKLFGGNPAAVIPLQEWINDELMQQLALENNLSETVFFVPAAATDAYDYHIRWFTPAAEINLCGHATLASAWVLYYMLGYDKPTIRFYCKSGLLTITRRDDIISMDFPAWKPEPVKDFPADLAVALGFVPFKQVYKQRDFLVELDNEEAVRNCQPDFTRLKKMGEKVIITAQGNAVDFVSRFFAPVVGVDEDPVTGSAHSQLIPYWAEKLGKTNLRAKQLSRRGGELWCEYLGERVTIAGKGVFFMKGEINLSGF, encoded by the coding sequence ATGAAACTCACGCTTTACCAGGTAGATGCTTTTACCGATAAATTGTTTGGTGGCAATCCCGCCGCTGTTATTCCCTTGCAGGAATGGATCAATGATGAGCTGATGCAGCAACTGGCATTGGAAAATAACCTCAGTGAAACAGTCTTCTTTGTACCCGCTGCTGCCACAGACGCGTACGATTACCATATACGCTGGTTTACGCCTGCTGCAGAGATCAACCTCTGCGGGCATGCTACCCTGGCATCGGCCTGGGTATTGTATTATATGCTGGGCTATGACAAACCCACTATCCGGTTTTATTGCAAAAGCGGGCTGCTCACCATTACCCGCCGGGATGATATTATTAGTATGGATTTTCCGGCCTGGAAGCCGGAACCCGTAAAGGATTTCCCGGCAGACCTGGCAGTGGCATTGGGTTTTGTTCCGTTTAAGCAGGTATATAAACAACGTGATTTCCTGGTAGAGCTGGACAATGAGGAAGCGGTGAGGAACTGTCAGCCCGATTTTACCCGGCTGAAAAAAATGGGAGAGAAGGTGATCATCACTGCCCAGGGCAATGCCGTGGATTTTGTGTCCCGTTTCTTTGCCCCGGTAGTAGGGGTTGATGAAGATCCGGTAACGGGTTCGGCCCATTCACAATTGATTCCTTATTGGGCAGAAAAGCTGGGAAAGACTAACTTGCGGGCGAAACAGCTTTCCCGGCGTGGTGGCGAGTTGTGGTGTGAATACCTGGGTGAACGGGTTACCATAGCGGGCAAAGGCGTGTTCTTTATGAAAGGGGAAATCAACCTGTCAGGTTTTTAA
- a CDS encoding IPT/TIG domain-containing protein, with translation MNAIKKLFVILILALSVGCGKSKDSPSPAISSIFPDNGVWSTIVTLQGSNFSATPANNEVLFNGKPARVVTATAAQLTVEVPKGAGTGPVTVKVGGKTVAGPVFNYTYIYSVTTLAGSTGGFADGTGTAAQFVSPMSVCTDAQGNIYVADVNNYKVRKITPGGIVSTFAGSVFGYADGNGTAAQFKGPWGICSDAQGNIYVTDINEYKIRKITPAGVVSTLAGSTQGHADGSGSAAQFNAPAGICADMQGNLYVTDEASHVIRKITPAGVVTTLAGSTQGYADGTGAAAKFSSPRGICADTQGNLFVVDAANTRIRKIIPLTNGTGEVSTLAGSTAGDSDGIGTAARFSAPSGICIDPQGNLYTTEFTNNKVRRIIPLANGTGVVTTLAGSSVGYIDGGATGAKFNGLYGICIDRQGAFYVADRYNYKIRKISGE, from the coding sequence ATGAATGCGATTAAAAAGTTATTCGTTATCCTGATCCTTGCCTTATCGGTTGGTTGTGGTAAAAGCAAGGATAGTCCCTCACCGGCTATCAGTTCTATATTTCCCGACAATGGTGTATGGAGTACCATCGTAACCCTGCAAGGGAGTAATTTTTCGGCTACACCTGCCAATAATGAAGTACTGTTCAACGGCAAGCCGGCAAGAGTGGTGACTGCCACTGCAGCACAGCTTACCGTGGAAGTACCGAAAGGCGCCGGCACTGGCCCGGTCACTGTTAAGGTGGGCGGAAAAACTGTTGCCGGTCCTGTATTCAACTACACTTATATCTATTCTGTAACCACCCTGGCCGGCAGTACCGGCGGATTTGCGGATGGTACAGGAACTGCTGCGCAATTTGTAAGCCCTATGAGTGTTTGCACAGATGCGCAAGGGAACATATATGTAGCTGATGTAAATAATTACAAGGTGCGAAAAATCACGCCCGGAGGTATCGTGAGCACCTTTGCCGGCAGTGTATTTGGTTATGCGGATGGCAATGGTACGGCAGCGCAGTTTAAAGGTCCCTGGGGGATCTGTTCAGATGCGCAGGGAAATATCTATGTAACGGATATCAATGAATACAAGATCCGCAAGATCACGCCGGCCGGGGTGGTAAGCACCTTAGCAGGTAGTACGCAAGGGCATGCCGATGGAAGCGGGTCGGCTGCACAATTTAATGCCCCCGCAGGCATTTGTGCAGATATGCAAGGCAATTTATATGTAACAGATGAAGCCAGTCATGTGATCCGCAAGATCACGCCGGCCGGTGTGGTCACTACCCTGGCAGGCAGTACACAAGGCTATGCTGACGGTACTGGTGCGGCGGCGAAGTTTTCCTCACCGAGGGGTATATGTGCAGATACACAGGGTAATTTATTCGTGGTCGATGCGGCCAACACGAGGATCCGCAAGATCATCCCGTTAACTAACGGGACCGGGGAGGTAAGTACGCTGGCCGGCAGTACTGCAGGCGATAGCGATGGCATTGGTACGGCAGCACGATTTTCTGCACCCAGTGGCATATGCATCGATCCGCAAGGTAATCTGTACACAACAGAGTTTACTAATAATAAAGTGCGTAGGATCATCCCGTTGGCTAACGGGACCGGTGTAGTAACTACATTGGCCGGCAGCTCAGTGGGTTATATAGATGGCGGTGCTACCGGCGCAAAGTTTAATGGTCTTTATGGTATTTGTATTGACAGGCAGGGCGCCTTTTATGTGGCCGACCGGTACAATTATAAGATCCGTAAGATCAGTGGTGAATAA